A region from the Solibacillus sp. FSL H8-0523 genome encodes:
- a CDS encoding DUF3221 domain-containing protein: protein MRILQATVILFLLFSSLSGCSSGGNDLKSLSRNKVSEPSSLSNEPIDTADVEGYIIDKTEDSLTIVWNVQQKDITTKTKKEILTIAKPNALTVPYSNASNFNIYDKVAIWTTGRYEESYPSQGVATKVILLQSK, encoded by the coding sequence TTGCGCATACTACAAGCAACTGTCATTCTGTTTTTACTTTTCTCCAGTCTATCAGGATGTTCAAGCGGAGGGAACGATTTGAAAAGCCTTTCAAGAAACAAAGTAAGTGAACCGTCTAGCTTGTCGAATGAACCGATAGATACAGCTGATGTAGAAGGGTATATTATAGACAAAACAGAAGATTCTTTAACGATTGTATGGAATGTTCAACAAAAAGACATTACTACGAAAACTAAAAAGGAAATTCTTACTATTGCAAAACCCAATGCTTTGACTGTTCCCTATTCAAATGCTAGCAATTTTAATATTTACGATAAAGTAGCCATTTGGACAACAGGCCGTTATGAAGAGTCATATCCTAGTCAAGGTGTTGCAACAAAAGTAATATTACTCCAAAGTAAATGA
- a CDS encoding S1 family peptidase: MRKKEILFLILTFLIFLNYPINTYANIDDKEIHKQAEIRKVSGLATDSDHLINTIQNELNADIYEEYGIYVTDSEKKTLEKLEQIDNFIPRLNEILGFETDNPNQLASFYVDFPKQKVYINFNQRNEKTLSMKDTVLKEFPYPNLVKFDFNSYSESDFETLKEEINNVIETYSSNLTNSKLSVNYKTNKINVEIYPYDQKLVNQLNKNFPGLVKVSEGNDFDEQSRTSLTNYMQGGLLISFNRQDSIDGKYNYCTLGFTAKKGNQEYLVTAGHCIIGAYNAGSSYYYQGGEIIGANSSYLLNQYNDSGLIQLTSSKYATNNIYKYSSRDSSYTSYSSSKYVGQRVCISGATSGFQCGEVEDINAQFDYYSDALGKWITVNRIDASYASAGGDSGAPVWYSGVLYGVHTNGGGAYNGIGTIVTNLGITPITN, from the coding sequence ATGAGAAAAAAAGAAATACTATTTTTAATATTAACATTTTTAATATTTTTAAATTATCCAATTAATACTTATGCAAATATCGATGACAAAGAAATACATAAACAAGCTGAAATTCGAAAGGTTTCTGGTTTAGCGACTGATTCAGACCATTTAATAAATACAATTCAAAATGAATTAAATGCTGATATCTATGAAGAATATGGTATTTACGTTACTGATTCTGAGAAGAAAACACTTGAAAAGCTAGAGCAAATAGATAATTTTATACCTAGATTAAACGAAATATTAGGATTTGAAACAGATAACCCTAATCAACTTGCTAGTTTTTATGTGGATTTTCCTAAGCAAAAAGTTTACATCAATTTCAATCAAAGAAATGAAAAAACCTTATCAATGAAAGACACTGTTTTAAAGGAATTCCCTTATCCTAATTTAGTGAAATTTGACTTCAATTCATATTCAGAAAGTGATTTTGAAACTCTAAAAGAAGAAATTAATAATGTAATTGAAACATATTCATCTAATTTAACAAACTCAAAATTAAGTGTAAATTATAAAACAAACAAAATTAATGTAGAAATATATCCATACGATCAAAAGCTTGTAAATCAGCTTAATAAAAACTTTCCAGGTTTAGTTAAAGTATCTGAAGGGAACGATTTTGATGAACAATCAAGAACATCATTAACTAATTATATGCAGGGAGGTCTATTAATTTCCTTTAATAGGCAAGATAGTATAGATGGAAAATATAATTATTGTACTTTAGGTTTCACTGCAAAAAAGGGTAATCAAGAATATCTAGTAACAGCAGGTCATTGTATTATTGGTGCTTATAATGCAGGATCATCTTATTATTATCAAGGTGGTGAAATTATAGGAGCGAACTCTTCGTATCTCCTTAATCAATATAATGATTCAGGTTTGATACAACTTACTTCATCAAAATATGCAACAAATAATATATATAAGTACAGTAGTAGAGATTCATCTTATACAAGTTATTCTTCATCTAAATACGTTGGCCAACGAGTATGCATCTCTGGGGCTACTTCTGGATTCCAATGTGGTGAAGTAGAGGATATTAATGCTCAATTTGATTACTATAGTGATGCGCTCGGAAAATGGATTACTGTAAATAGAATTGATGCATCCTATGCATCTGCAGGGGGTGACAGCGGTGCTCCAGTATGGTATTCCGGAGTTCTATATGGTGTTCATACAAATGGTGGCGGTGCATACAATGGTATTGGAACGATAGTTACAAATTTAGGTATAACTCCTATTACCAATTAA
- a CDS encoding S1 family peptidase, protein MKLQKVWLIAGMIVFSLVTSINVSAKSVSSLDQTDILNSSNDSTAMVTESSKIHGREIYGLSTETSVIKSLKTENYYSKKYGIYMSPNEEAKLEERFAIQDKVVPKLKDDVLAMYGRDAFLGMYIDQKNGGVVNIALRKGTHTPLIKSENLIATKYGSDLPINFYEAKYSESDLDRIMDDINNNIDILSKQINIQYANVDFINQKITVGIKDNGTPIAEASKVISDLLKQDETLFNVKVVDENFKTSDEARYTTQSPILNGLVIDSSAGTLGNCSVGFSAIDSSSNPYIVTAGHCWSSLGTGIYQGSNYIGHVSKRHYGNNADAEAIAVSSNTLLSNKLYGTTTLLTSVQVAGNDVLGERVCKSGMHGDSCGTLLGKNNSGYWGANDTWFDNLRVSNYESSSGDSGATIYDGKTLKGIHKGTLPENGVNYRVYSHVTNVSSRLNLTPVNWLSQ, encoded by the coding sequence ATGAAGTTACAAAAAGTATGGTTAATTGCTGGAATGATAGTATTTAGTTTGGTAACATCTATTAACGTGTCTGCCAAATCTGTATCATCCCTGGACCAAACCGATATATTAAACAGTAGCAACGATAGTACGGCTATGGTTACTGAAAGTTCAAAAATTCATGGACGTGAGATATATGGATTATCGACTGAAACATCTGTAATAAAGTCTTTGAAGACCGAGAATTACTATTCTAAAAAATACGGTATTTACATGTCGCCAAATGAAGAAGCAAAATTAGAAGAACGGTTCGCAATTCAAGATAAAGTAGTTCCAAAATTAAAAGATGATGTTTTAGCTATGTACGGTCGTGATGCTTTTCTTGGAATGTATATTGATCAAAAAAATGGTGGAGTAGTTAATATTGCTCTTCGTAAGGGTACTCATACTCCATTAATAAAATCTGAAAACCTTATTGCAACTAAATATGGTTCAGATCTGCCAATTAATTTCTATGAGGCAAAGTATTCTGAAAGCGACTTAGATCGTATTATGGATGATATAAACAATAATATAGATATCTTAAGTAAACAGATAAACATTCAATATGCAAATGTCGATTTTATTAATCAGAAAATTACTGTAGGAATTAAAGATAATGGAACTCCTATAGCAGAGGCATCAAAAGTTATCAGTGATTTGCTAAAACAAGACGAAACATTATTTAATGTTAAAGTCGTTGACGAAAACTTCAAGACATCAGATGAAGCCAGATACACAACTCAATCACCTATTCTCAATGGCTTAGTAATCGATAGCTCAGCAGGTACACTTGGAAACTGTTCTGTTGGATTCTCCGCTATTGATTCAAGCTCTAATCCGTATATTGTTACAGCAGGACATTGCTGGAGTTCATTGGGCACTGGTATTTATCAAGGATCAAATTATATTGGTCATGTAAGTAAGAGGCACTATGGAAATAACGCAGATGCAGAAGCAATAGCTGTCTCTTCCAACACTTTATTAAGTAACAAATTATATGGAACAACGACATTATTAACAAGTGTACAAGTAGCAGGAAATGATGTATTGGGTGAAAGAGTATGTAAGTCGGGTATGCATGGAGATTCGTGTGGAACACTCCTTGGGAAGAACAATAGTGGTTATTGGGGAGCGAATGATACCTGGTTTGATAATCTTCGCGTTTCCAATTATGAAAGTTCTAGCGGGGATAGTGGCGCTACAATTTATGACGGTAAAACTCTCAAGGGTATTCATAAGGGGACTTTGCCTGAAAATGGGGTAAACTATCGTGTATATAGTCATGTAACCAATGTTTCAAGCCGCCTTAATTTAACTCCTGTGAATTGGTTAAGCCAATAA